A single window of Nicotiana sylvestris chromosome 3, ASM39365v2, whole genome shotgun sequence DNA harbors:
- the LOC138888110 gene encoding secreted RxLR effector protein 161-like: MLVRFSSNLGWAHWVAAKKVMKYLQRNKDFMLVYKKVNNMDLLLYSDSDFGGCQDTMKSTSGYIFMLAGGAISCKIEKQSITTTSTMEAEFIACFETASHVIWMKNFLTKLQIVDFISKPVPIFRENSAVVFFSKNNKST, translated from the coding sequence ATGTTGGTAAGGTTTTCTTCTAATCTTGGATGGGCACATTGGGTGGCTGCAAAGAAAGTGATGAAATATTTACAACGCAATAAAGACTTCATGCTTGTGTACAAAAAAGTTAATAATATGGACCTACTGTTATAttcagattctgattttggagGTTGTCAAGATACTATGAAATCAACTTCTGGGTATATTTTTATGTTGGCTGGAGGTGCTATTTCTTGTAAAATTGAGAAACAGAGTATCACTACTACATCCACAATGGAAGCTGAGTTTATTGCTTGTTTTGAAACTGCTTCACATGTTATCTGGATGAAGAATTTTCTTACTAAATTGCAAATTGTAGATTTTATATCTAAGCCAGTGCCTATTTTCCGTGAAAACAGTGCAGTTGTGTTCTTCTCTAAGAATAATAAGAGTACATGA